Genomic window (Pseudomonas xantholysinigenes):
GTCCGCCGACGATGTGCGCGATATCATCCTGTTCGGCTACTACAGCGTGCTGCCGATCAACAGCGATGCCGAGCTCAAGCGCCTGGTCGGCCCCGAGTCGAACATCGGCCTGCCGTACTACGAGCACGAGGGTTACGAGTTCGTCCGCCAGTGGGGCAGCGAGGAAGGGCAGACCGAACTGACGCCGATCAGCGAATGGGTCAGCAGCCCGGAAACCAGCTACCGCATCCAGCACCTGTCGATGCTGTATGCCCGCGAGACCGGCCTGACCGAACGCCGAGAATTCCTCCTGTTGTCGGTGGAGGAAGACGAGGACGGTAATGTCAGCCTGACCACTTCGGTGGGGGTCACCCTGCAATCAACGGACTTCAACGTCATCTGACAAGGACTCACCATGCTCGACGCACTTCGCATGTCGCTCAACGCCCAGGCAGTGATCGGCTTCATCCTCTACATCAGCGTGGCCCTGGTGCTGTTCTGGCTGTTCCAGTTCATCTACACGCACCTCACTCCACACCGCGAATTCGCCCTTATCCGCGACAACAACAGTGCCGCGGCCATCGCCCTGGGCGGCGCGCTGATTGGCTTCTCGTTGCCGGCCAGCAACATCATCGCCTACAGCGTCAGCCTGCTCGACTTCGTGGTCTGGGTGGTGATCGCCGCGGTGGTGCAACTGCTGGCCTTCGCCCTTACCAGCCTGGTGCTCAAGGGCCTGGCCAGCCGTATCGCCAAGGGCGAGATGGCCGCCGCGATCTACGCCGCCGCCGTGGCCATCAGCGTGGGCTTCCTCAACTCGGCCTGCATGACCCCGTCGGTCTGAGCCGTTTGCGCGCAAGGAGCCATTCATGAGACGCAGTTCCGTCAAGCTGGTGCTGGCCAGTTCCCTGCCGCTGGCGCTCACCGCCTGCAGCGCGCCGGAGGACACCTACACCGTCAGCAAGCGTAGCAACTACACCACCGTCCAGGCCTGTGTCGATGACAAGGTGCCGGTAGACGTGTGTTCCGATGCCTACATGCAGGCGTTGGCCGACCACCGTCGCATTGCCCCGACCTACGGCGACCAGGCTGCCTGCGAGGCCGACTTCGTGCCGGATTATTGCCAGGTCACCAGCGATGGTCGCTACATGCCACGCCTCGGTGGTTTCGAGCTGGCGGTGTCTGGCGAAGTCAGCCAGTCGCAGGTCGATGCGGCCCGCGCCCAAGTCGAGAACAGCGGCCAGGCCAGCAGTGGCGGCAGCAACTTCAACGGCTTGCTCACCGGCCTGCTGCTCGGCCAGGTGCTCAGCGGCGGCAACCGCCAGTACTACTCGCAGCCGGTCTACCAGTACCGTGACAGCAGTGGTGGATACCGCAACAGCACCCTTGGCCAGCAGATCGACCAGGGCAAGCGCTTCGAGCGCTCCGACCAGGCTCAGCAGAGTGGCGGCAGCTATGGCAGCTATTACTCCGGCAGTTCCAGCGGTCGCAACTACAAATCCAGTACCTCGACCCGCTCCAGTGTGTCCTCGTCGATCTCCCGCGGCGGCTTCGGCAGCCAGGCCACTGCGCGCAGCGGCTGGGGCGGCAAGAGCAGCGGCGGCTTCAGTTTCGGCGGTTGAGCATGCGCAAGGTCCACTGCGACGAGCGCCCCGACTGGCGCGCCACTGCCGAGCGCGAAGGGTTCGCCTTCCACACGATCGATGGCGAGCGCTACTGGGACGAGCGCGGCTATTACCAGTTCAGCGAGGCCCAGGTCAGTCGTGACCTCGAGGCACCCACGCAAGAACTGCACGCGCTGTGCCTGGATGCGGTCGAGCGTATCGTCGACAGCGAGGCGTTGATGACCCGCCTGGCGATCCCGCCGGCGTTCTTCGACCTGGTGCGCCGTTCGTGGAAAGAGCGCCAGCCGCACCTCTATGGTCGCTTCGACTTCAGCTACGACGGCCATGGCCCGGCCAAGCTGATCGAGGCCAACTACGACACGCCGACTTCGCTGTACGAGGCGGCGGCGTTCCAGTTGATCTGGCTGGAGCAGCAGATCGAGCGCGGCGTGCTGCCGGCCCATGCCAGTCAGTTCAACACCCTGGCCGAGGACCTGGTACGTGCCTTTGCCGCTTTCGAGCGGGAAAGCCCGTTCTACTTCGCGGCCATCGCCGGCTCCGTCGAGGACCGCGGCACCACCGATTTTCTGCGCAAGATGGCCGGGCACGTAGGCATCAGTACCCGGCATATCGACCTCGAGGACATCGGCCTGAACGGCGAGGGGCGCTTCGTCGACCTTGAAGGCCGAGCGATTCCACGCCTGTTCAAGCTGCATGCCTGGGAGCATATCTTCCACGAGGATTTCGGCCAGGCCATCGCCGGCTGCGACACCCAGTTCGTCGAGCCGGCGTGGAAGGCGCTGATCTCCAACAAGGGCATCCTGCCGTTGCTGTGGGAATGGCATGAAGGGCACCCGAACCTGCTGCCGGCGTTCGTCGACGACGACCCGCGCCGCCCGGTGCCCAAGGGCTGGGTGCGCAAGCCGTACTTCTCCCGCGAGGGGGCCAATGTGGACATCCGTACCGCTGACGACCAGCGGGTATTCGAGGATGGACCCTACGACGATGCCCCCTACATCCTGCAGGGCTTCGCGCCATTGCCGAAGTTCGGCGACAGCTACACCCTGATCGGTTCATGGGTGATCGGCGACCTCGCTGCGGGGATCGGCATCCGTGAAGACGACACGCTGATCACCAAGGACAGCTCGCGCTTCCTGCCCCATGTGGTGGTGGACTGAGCACTTGCGCCTTTGCTGAAGAGCTACCATGTGGCCCTGTGGGCTTGCCCGCGATGCAAACAACGCGGTGCCTGGCAACTGCTGCACCGGTGTTCGCGGCTAAAGCCGCTCCCACAGGGCTGGTACTGGTCTCAGGTCATGCGCTTGCCCTGTGGGAGCGGGTTTACCCGCGAAGCAAGCAACGTGGTGTTTGGCACCGGCTGCACCGGTGTTCGCGGCTAAAGCCGCTCCCACAGGGCTGGTACTGGTCTCAGGTCATGCGCTTGCCCTGTGGGAGCGGGCTTGCCCGCGAAGCAAGCAACGCGGTGTTTGGCACCGGCTGCGCCGGTGTTCGCGGCTAAAGCCGCTGCCACAGGGACCGCGCTGACCTCAAACCATGCACTACACCTGTGGGAGCGGGTTTACCCGCGAAGCAAGCAACGCGGTGTTTGGCACCGGCTGCGCCGGTGTTCGCGGCTAAAGCCGCTCCCTCAGGGTTGGTACTGGCCTCAGGTCATGCGCTTGCCCTGTGGGCGCGCGGTCGTTGCGGGGCTTGCCGGCGATAGTCGGTTTCAGGACGCGCCGGGTCGCCCGCGCACAACCGTTTCGCGCAAGAACTGCCATGCTCTGAGGATGCCCGTGGACCGAGCGCAACAAGACGCATGGACGGGGGCAAGGAGGGTGCCTGGCCTGGCGCCACCGTGACTTGGCCAACGCACCACAGCTGAACACCGCCGGACACTGGTCCGCCACGCAGGCCGGTCCGGGCTGCCGAGGTCTGCTGTATGCCTGATGAGTTGAAGCACCTGCCATTGATCCAACGCGTCCTGGCCCGCGAGAAGGATACTCCCGGCGCGCTGCTGCCGATCCTCCACGCCATCCAGGGCGGCGTCGGCTACATTCCCGACCTTGCCGTCGGCGAAATTGCCCATGCCCTTAACCTCAGCCTGGCCGAGGTGCGCGGGGTGATCAGCTTCTACCACGACTTCCGTACCACGCCGCCTGCGCGCCATACCTTGCGCCTGTGCCGCGCCGAATCCTGCCAGAGCCGTGGCGCCGAAGCGTTGGCCGCGCAGCTGCGCGAGCAATTGGGGCTGGATGACCATGGCGTTAGCGAAGACGGAGCACTCGATCTGCGCCCGGTCTACTGCCTGGGCGCCTGCGCCTGTTCGCCGGCCCTCGAACTCGATGGCCAGTTGTATGCCCGGGTCACCCCTGAACGCCTGCGCGCCCTGGTGGCCGGCTGCCGTGAGGAGCTGAAGGCATGTTGAACCTGTGCATTCCCTGTGACTCCTTGGCCCGTGCCGTCGGCGCCGACCAGGTGGCCGAGGCGTTGCTCGGCGAAGCCGCCCGTCGCCAGTTGCCGCTGCATATCAAGCGCACCAGCGCCCGGGGCCTGTATTGGCTGGAGCCGCTGGTCGAGTTGGAGACTGACCACGCTCGCCAGGGGTTCGGCCCGGTTACCGTCGAGGATGTACCCGGCCTGCTCGATGCCCTGGTGACCAATGCCATCGGTCACCCGCTGGCGCTGGGGCCGGTCGAGGAAATGCCTTATCTGAAGACCCAGCAACGCCTGTTGTTCGCCCGTGCCGGCATCACCCGGCCACTGTCGCTGGACGACTATCACGCCAACGGCGGTTTCGAGGGGCTGCGCCAGGCCACCCTGATGGAGGCCGACGAAGTGGTCGCCGCCGTGCTCGAATCCGGCCTGCGCGGCCGTGGCGGCGCGGCGTTCCCGGCGGGGATCAAGTGGCGCACCGTGCGTCAGGCCCAGGCCACGCAGAAGTACGTGGTGTGCAATGCGGACGAGGGCGACTCCGGCACCTTCGCTGACCGCATGCTGATGGAGGGCGATCCGTTCCTGCTGATCGAGGGCATGATCATCGCCGGCCTCGCCGTGGGCGCGAGCCAGGGCTTTATCTATGTGCGCTCGGAGTATCCGGATGCGATTCGCAGCTTGAACGAGGCCATCCTGCTGGCCCGTGAGGCGGGTTACCTGGACGTTGCCGGCAACGGCGTGGCCTTCGATCTGCAGGTACGAGTAGGCGCGGGCGCCTATATCTGCGGCGAGGAGACCGCGCTGCTCGAATCCCTGGAAGGCAAGCGTGGCATTGTCCGCGCCAAGCCGCCGCTGCCCGCGCTGGAGGGCCTGTTCGGCCAGCCAACGCTGGTGCACAACGTGCTCACCCTGGCGTCGGTGCCGATCATCCTGGCCAAGGGCGCGGCGTTCTACCGCGATTTCGGCATGGGCCGTTCGCTGGGCACCTTGCCGTTCCAACTGGCCGGCAATATCCGCCATGGCGGCCTGGTGGAGCGCGCTTTTGGCCTGACCTTGCGTGAGCTGGTGGAAGGCTACGGCGGCGGCACCGCCAGTGGCCGGCCGATCAAGGCGGCGCAGGTCGGTGGGCCGTTGGGGGCCTGGGTGCCGCCCGAACAGTTCGACACGCCGCTGGACTACGAGGCATTCGCCGCCATCGGCGCGATGCTCGGGCACGGTGGCGTGGTACTGGCCGACGACACCTTGAACATGGCCGGCATGGCCCGTTTTGCCCTGCGGTTCTGCGCCGAGGAGTCCTGCGGCAAGTGCACGCCGTGCCGAATCGGCTCGACCCGTGGCGTGGAGGTGGTCGACCGGCTGATCGCCAGCAGCGACCCGGCCTACCGCGAAAGCCAGGCCGGGTTGCTGCGCGATCTGTGCGACACGTTGCAGTACGGTTCGCTGTGCGCCATGGGCGGCATGACCGCCTACCCGGTGGCCAGCGCGCTCAAGTACTTCCCCGCCGATTTCGGCCTGGAGGCCACGCCATGATCAACTACTTCGACCCCCGCCAGGCCGCCGACCTGGGTACCCCCGAGCGCGTCAGCGAGGTGCAGGTCAGCCTGGTCATCGACGGTCGCGCGATCAGCGTGCCGGCTGGCACTTCGGTGATGCGCGCCGCGGCCATGCTCGGCACCAGCATCCCCAAGCTGTGCGCCACCGACAGCCTCGAGGCCTTTGGTTCGTGCCGCATGTGCATGGTCGAGATCGACGGCATGCGCGGCTACCCGGCCTCCTGCACCACCCCGGTGGGCGAGGGCATGGTGGTGCGCACGCAGACGCCGCGGCTGGCCGACCTGCGGCGCAACGTGATGGAGCTGTACATCTCCGACCATCCGTTGGATTGCCTGACCTGCTCGGCCAACGGCAACTGCGAGCTGCAGACGGTCGCCGGCCAAGTCGGCCTGCGCGAGGTGCGCTATGGCTACTACGGCGCCAACCACCTGGCCGAACAGAAGGACGTGTCCAACCCATACTTCGATTACGAGCCGAGCAAGTGCATCGTCTGCAACCGCTGCGTGCGCGCCTGCGAAGAGATCCAGGGCACCTTCGCCCTGACCATCACCGGGCGCGGCTTCGCCTCGCGGGTGGCGGCGGCGGGCGGCGACAACTTCCTCGAGTCCGAATGCGTGTCGTGCGGTGCCTGTGTACAGGCCTGCCCGACGGCGACCCTGAGCGAGAAGAGCCTGATCCAGCTCGGCCAGCCCGAGCGCGCGGTGACCACCACCTGCGCCTATTGCGGCGTGGGTTGCTCGCTGCGCGCCGAGATGAAGGGTGACCAACTGGTGCGCATGGTCCCGGACAAGCACGGCGGCGCCAACCACGGCCACGCCTGCGTCAAGGGGCGCTTCGCCTGGGGCTATGCCACCCATCCGGACCGCATCACCAAGCCGATGATCCGCAAGCGTCTCGAAGACCCCTGGCAGGAAGTCAGCTGGGACGAGGCGGTGGCCTATGCCGCCAGCGAGCTGCGGCGCATCCAGCTCAAGTACGGGCACGATTCCATTGGTGGCATCACTTCCAGCCGTTGCACCAACGAGGAAGCCTACCTGGTGCAGAAACTGGTGCGCACGGCGTTCGGCAACAACAACGTCGATACCTGCGCGCGGGTCTGCCATTCGCCCACCGGCTATGGCCTCAAGCAGACCCTCGGCGAATCCGCCGGTACCCAGAGCTTCGACTCGGTGATGCAGGCCGACGTGATCCTGGTGATCGGCGCCAACCCCACCGACGCCCACCCGGTATTCGGCGCGCAGCTCAAGCGGCGCCTGCGCCAGGGCGCGCGGCTGATCGTCATCGACCCGCGGCGCATCGACCTGGTCGACTCGCCCCATGCCCGCGCCGAACTGCACCTGCAACTGCGCCC
Coding sequences:
- a CDS encoding formate dehydrogenase subunit gamma; amino-acid sequence: MPDELKHLPLIQRVLAREKDTPGALLPILHAIQGGVGYIPDLAVGEIAHALNLSLAEVRGVISFYHDFRTTPPARHTLRLCRAESCQSRGAEALAAQLREQLGLDDHGVSEDGALDLRPVYCLGACACSPALELDGQLYARVTPERLRALVAGCREELKAC
- a CDS encoding glutathionylspermidine synthase family protein is translated as MRKVHCDERPDWRATAEREGFAFHTIDGERYWDERGYYQFSEAQVSRDLEAPTQELHALCLDAVERIVDSEALMTRLAIPPAFFDLVRRSWKERQPHLYGRFDFSYDGHGPAKLIEANYDTPTSLYEAAAFQLIWLEQQIERGVLPAHASQFNTLAEDLVRAFAAFERESPFYFAAIAGSVEDRGTTDFLRKMAGHVGISTRHIDLEDIGLNGEGRFVDLEGRAIPRLFKLHAWEHIFHEDFGQAIAGCDTQFVEPAWKALISNKGILPLLWEWHEGHPNLLPAFVDDDPRRPVPKGWVRKPYFSREGANVDIRTADDQRVFEDGPYDDAPYILQGFAPLPKFGDSYTLIGSWVIGDLAAGIGIREDDTLITKDSSRFLPHVVVD
- a CDS encoding DUF1190 domain-containing protein encodes the protein MRRSSVKLVLASSLPLALTACSAPEDTYTVSKRSNYTTVQACVDDKVPVDVCSDAYMQALADHRRIAPTYGDQAACEADFVPDYCQVTSDGRYMPRLGGFELAVSGEVSQSQVDAARAQVENSGQASSGGSNFNGLLTGLLLGQVLSGGNRQYYSQPVYQYRDSSGGYRNSTLGQQIDQGKRFERSDQAQQSGGSYGSYYSGSSSGRNYKSSTSTRSSVSSSISRGGFGSQATARSGWGGKSSGGFSFGG
- a CDS encoding DUF2491 family protein; translation: MGWLKRFMGFEAPKPAASSQQTPGNLPFGLGSGRMLKLDPSLKLLLDGHSELEVPAQEVVWAVGEVDLGQSVRLARFYMEDEDYWLQVVMNGASADDVRDIILFGYYSVLPINSDAELKRLVGPESNIGLPYYEHEGYEFVRQWGSEEGQTELTPISEWVSSPETSYRIQHLSMLYARETGLTERREFLLLSVEEDEDGNVSLTTSVGVTLQSTDFNVI
- a CDS encoding DUF350 domain-containing protein, giving the protein MLDALRMSLNAQAVIGFILYISVALVLFWLFQFIYTHLTPHREFALIRDNNSAAAIALGGALIGFSLPASNIIAYSVSLLDFVVWVVIAAVVQLLAFALTSLVLKGLASRIAKGEMAAAIYAAAVAISVGFLNSACMTPSV
- a CDS encoding formate dehydrogenase beta subunit, which produces MLNLCIPCDSLARAVGADQVAEALLGEAARRQLPLHIKRTSARGLYWLEPLVELETDHARQGFGPVTVEDVPGLLDALVTNAIGHPLALGPVEEMPYLKTQQRLLFARAGITRPLSLDDYHANGGFEGLRQATLMEADEVVAAVLESGLRGRGGAAFPAGIKWRTVRQAQATQKYVVCNADEGDSGTFADRMLMEGDPFLLIEGMIIAGLAVGASQGFIYVRSEYPDAIRSLNEAILLAREAGYLDVAGNGVAFDLQVRVGAGAYICGEETALLESLEGKRGIVRAKPPLPALEGLFGQPTLVHNVLTLASVPIILAKGAAFYRDFGMGRSLGTLPFQLAGNIRHGGLVERAFGLTLRELVEGYGGGTASGRPIKAAQVGGPLGAWVPPEQFDTPLDYEAFAAIGAMLGHGGVVLADDTLNMAGMARFALRFCAEESCGKCTPCRIGSTRGVEVVDRLIASSDPAYRESQAGLLRDLCDTLQYGSLCAMGGMTAYPVASALKYFPADFGLEATP